The DNA segment TCATGATGGCAAACTGAGTGGCATATCGGCATATCATGTACAGCTGAAATGCCAATGAGCACTTATAGATCAGATTCAAAGCCAAGCAATTGAAATTTTAATAGATTGCCCAGCTcttaaagataaatgaataggcaTTTTTAAACATACTACTAAAGAGAACTGCATTGCTATGTTGATTGTGTGTGTCATGGATGCCAGTGTGAACTCCTGTGGATTCAAAATACAGAGGAAGTAAAATTATCACAACCAGTGTCTGCTGTGATCAACTTCAGCGTAATTCATCAAATATTTTCTCgtaatttgttttccttgtttttattttggttccTGGCCAGCCAGTGATGCACATAGCTGCCAGAACCCTTGATGTGTGAGATGAGTTGTATGTTCCTAAGTGAATCGACCTCGGTGCTGTGCAGATGTATGCTGGATGAGCTCTTTATGTAGCATGTTCAATATGTACATGTATTTTAATATATACACTACCCTAAGGAGTTTTGTCTACAACCTATGGTGAGATGCAATATGACTTTATTATAACTCTAGGTGGAAAGAAAATGTTATGCTGATGTAACAAGTTTAGTTTAAAATGAAGCTTAAGAAAAGTTGTTCATTATAATTTTGCTTCAACCTTTAGGATATAAAAATGTCTTGATTTATGTGGTAAACCGTAAactggaataagaaagaaagaaagaatttgcCATGTAAGTAGAGGATGAAATGAAgcaactaggagagagagagagagagagagagagagagagagagaggtatgcacCCAAACTTCCGGTACAGACAGATAATTAGTGAGGGCCACATCATATTCACGCACAGTTATGTAGGCTACTCGCATTCGTTCACAACATAATGCGTGGGGTGGGGAGTGAGTCTGAAATGCTGCTTTTTACTGACGCCTGTATTAGATGTATGGATGCACAGGTGCTTCTAAGTATAAGAATTACAGTGTTTATCTGTTAGTAGAGTGTGTACTAACGATTGGCattgcgtattttttttttataatacacTGAATAGGAAACTGCCCAAAATCTATGAACACTTGTAAGGATTCATTGCCAGTTACTAatattcaatcttttttttttatcgtatatAATGTATTTGGAAGTCTTATTATCAGTCAAAATGTATCGTCAAAATCTATATCCTTTCGGTAAGCAATTCACTTTTATTTACGTACAACAAATTTTCGGCCAGTATCGACAGTGACTTATCAGAATGAGTTATCTAATGGAAGTTAATATGACAGCAAGGACAAGAGAGCTCCATCACGTAGTTTGTGCTTGTGGGATCATTTCATACATACAAGTcactgtgaagaaaaaaatccatGTCTAATCCTACAAGCAAATTCCCTCTCGGTATTCTCGCCAAGGTCACACACTCGCCCCTGGGTACACCTGCAACGTCGCATTAATGGGTCAGAAGCAACAGTGTGGGGAGAACCTTGCAAATTTCTCTCTGGCATCAAAGAATCATTGTTCTCGTCACGACTTtttccaaaggccacatatggttagccgggttctcaagactgcttTTTATGTTAATGATGGATGAGCAAATTAGTTgtgatttttcttattgttgcaTTATCTTGCATCTGTTGTGTAGAATGTACAGTCTGCATTCAAGTAAACCAATAGAaaaagctatatatatatatatatatatatatatatatatatatatatatatatatatatatatatatatatatatatatatatatatatatatatatatatatatgtgtgtgtgtgtgtgtgtgtgtgtggttagaatCGCGCAACAATTCCCAACAGTCGTGACGCAGCGTGCCGAACAGTACCGTGGTGCAAACAATGTTTGGTCGTCTTCGTAGAATTGCTATTACACTTGTATAGCGGGGATTTCCAGGCGTCAAgcttcccccacacacacactcgcataAGTAGAACATTTCACGACATGTTGGTTGGCAACTGGTTACCGCTCCAGGGACAAAAGTTCAAAACTACTTTCACGTCACGCTACATGGCTATACTGCAGTAATACCGATCTGTTAACAGAAATCATCATGTAGATGTATAACAAAGGTCACCTGAAGATGATGAAGTCCGTATTATTAGTGAAAAGACAACTGGCTGATCTAGAGAGCCGAGTCACGAGTGGCATGGCAGTCGTGTGTGGGTGGCGTGAGGCAGCCTGTGCTTGCATGAATTCCACACGATAAAGCTACATCCTGGTGGACACCAAGCTGTTAcccggagaggaaaaaaaaaaaatcacgtataAATCATTTcgctgtaaagaaaaaaaaaaaaaaaatgcaaggccAGAGTAGACGCAAGGTCACATGTAAGTCAGGGAGAGCGAACATCGTAAGACAATGACACGACTTCGAGTATTGTGGCGAGCAAGGAGACTGCGTGACTCGTGTaggtagggaaggaagtgaatggGAACATGAATGTCACATCCACGATCCattagagggagaggaagcgtCGGGTAAACTGTGCTGCAAAATAAGATGTATCATGTCTCAGTGTCATAACGAAGCTATTTCACTTCTTTGCGGTAGAGGTCGAACACCTCTTCCATCTTTGCATTTCTTCTTTGTGATATTGAAGTGAGTCAGTAAATACTGGTAGCAGATAGAAGGGCATGTCTCTTCATGCCCTCCAGGGAACCCCTCTCCTCGCCCCTCTAAATTCATCTCCGTGGTGCAATACTGAAGGGTCGAAGCTTCCCAGGCTTCTTGGAGAGGGCTGCCCGTCTGGCGCTTGTCTGTGCAAATCATTGCAGTGTGTCACGAGGCACAGTGGCTCGTATGGCTGGTTAAGGAGGTGAGGACACTTCTTGGAAGCCTGGCTGCAGGACTCAACAGGCGGCTTCCACTTGAACGCACGGTGCGGCTCGGGGCGGGGCAGAGTCAGACAATTTCCAGTCCTTGTCAGACACTCAGACGGGTAGGATGCGTTTCGTGACGCTCCTGGCGACCTTCACTGTTGTGGTTGCCGGCTCTCCCACCCAGCTGAGGGCGGTGTATGTGCccagggaagtgcagcaggaaaGCCATGACCTCGACCCCAAGTACGTGATAGGCGAGGTCATCGCCAGCGAGTTCGACCGCCACGTGCCCGTGCTGAGCGACAACCTGCGCGGGGAACTCAATACCCTTAGGAATGACATCAGCCGCCAATTCGACTCCCTCAAGCACCACATGGACGTGAAGCTGGACAGAATGCAGCGAGACGCCCCAGTTGTGGACACCCCGCAGCCCGTGGAGCAGAGACCCCGGCAGGAGACGCCCAGCAGCGCCACACCTGCCGCCACCATCCGCCACAACCTGGCCATGGCAGAGCTGCGGCGGCTAGGCTCGGAACTCACCCAGACCATGAACGAGGAAGTGACCAAGCTGCGCGAGGAGTTCCGCACCTCCCTCGAGCACCTACGCGAGCAGCTGCAGAACACCACGGACGTCCTGGCGGTGAAGCTTGGCAGCGAGTTCACGACCCAGGCGGAGGAGAGCACCACTGTGCTGAAGAAGGTGTTCTGTCTCACGCGGAACCAGATGACGCTCATTCAAGACACGCTGAGCAACATCACCTCGGCCATCAAGGTAGGGAATACACACGACGCCGACTCCTCCAcgaccctcccccctccccccttggaGCACACCAGCACTTCGCATCGCCCCCTGCCCCGCTGCTTTCAACACTCACGGACACCAGCACGGAGTTCATCACCACTGTCATGACCGATACGGagactcccatcaccaccatggaCGCCATTAACACTACCgatgctaccactaccacgaccaccaccaccactaccaccacatccaccaccaccacgacctctacCACTCCAGAACCTGAGGTAATGGAAATAGCAACTCAGTGGGTAGGGAAGACTGGCATTCAGTCGTAGCATCAGACTGTATGGCGTCATCATTCATTTGAGATATAGGATGTTTGTATTTACTGCTGAATATTATCAACCATGTCAGATTACGTGGTATTAGTGTTAATTCATGAATCTGTATGGAGGAGTGACAGTTTCTCATGTAGCTTACGTCTCCTTCTGCTTCCTCAAGGACATGCCGAAAGACTGCATGGAGGCGCTTATCTACGGAATGACTCACTCGGGCGTCACCAAAATCAAGCCTTCCCCGGAGATGGAGCCGAAGGTAAAGGCGTGGTATTAGAGTCACGTTCTACactcatttctttgtttcctgctttctctctcaattattcatctcCTTTAAGACGTCTGTGTGTCCAAGTACCCAATATCATATCCTTGTCAAACTTCATAAATTGATGTAGGAATAAGTATAGTGTCACGTGATCTGCTGGCCTGCTAGTTGAAGAGTAAGTTGAATTTTATGTGGGTAGAAAGTGTGGTGCGACCAGAAGGTTGAAGGTGGCGGGTGGACGGTGATGCTGCAGAGGAAGAAACAGCCCACGCAGATTGACTTCAGGAGGCCTTGGCAGGACTACGCGGAGGGCTTCGGTGATCCTGACGGCGAGTACTGGATAGGTAAGGTCACTGActaattgagtgagtgagtgactgactgactgactgattgactgactgattaaagaGTTCTGGGTAAGTGAGGCCATTGAgtagctgactggctgactgattgactaactgactggttgggtgagtagcttgattgactgactgattgactgactgataaacTGACTCACTATCTGGCCAATTAACTGTTAGACGTGCACTGGATTGGTGATTTGATGGGCTGACtgagtaactgactgactaactaaccgAATACTATATaggaaggagagtgagtgactgagtgactgacaatACGAAATCATAAGACACTGAATATAATGGACAATTCTTATAACCAGTCAAATATCTTTCACTCGAGTCAATTGGGTATAATTTCCCTCAGGTCTGGAGGCGCTGTACAAACTGACGAAGGGCAACCCGTACAACCTGAGGGTGGAGATGACGTGGGAGGATGAGGAAGCTGAATCTCTCTACGACTTCTTCAGGTAaatatgtatttgtatgtgtgtgtgtttttcctatcTAATATTTCAACCTaactgtatgcatgtatgtatgtatgtatgtatgtatgtatgtatgtgtatgagtATGTTTTAGGTGAGAGGAAGATAGTCGCAGTTAAGTTTATTTTGTTGATAAGAATTGAAGAAAACtctaattcaatttttttttttaggttaattACGAGAGAATCGCCATTATTAGCGTTTTGTTTATgaggattaaagaaaatgtgattcTAGTCCACGTTTTCCTTGAGGTAAATAATGAAAGAGTCGCAGTCGCTACTGTTTTGTTGAGAATTTACGAAAACATTTACTAGTCCACGATTTCTTTTGAATGAGGTGAATAATAACCCATTCTCTCGCCAGTGTGGGTCCTGCGCGGGCTGGGTATCGTGGGTATGAGCTGAACGTGGGTGGCTACAACAAGACCAGCACGGGCGGCGATGCGATGGAGTACCACAACGGCATGGACTTCAGCACCTTTGACCAGGACAATGATGGCGCCTCAGGTAGGTGtcgtgaattattattattatttctttttatacttatttgcttcttttttctaatttaggCAAGAATATTCACGCACGAGACTAAGGTCTATATTcggaaacgctttactctctcaacaCGACATTTTTTCAAGATCACATAGATAATTAGcacagttttcaagagtgtttctccagttaataatgtagaaatcttgtcactctgcctttggaatcgtaaaaaaaaaaaacaccttaaaaactcgcgGAAATTTAAATACAGCCTTTTTAGAATAGTTGAGGTGAagagcagaagtgtttgagaatacgagcctaaaaaaataatgaaaggctacCTGTACACTCACCTGAATAATATAAATCAGGCTAAGTCAACTATGGAGTCACCTGTATAATATAGACTCATTAGATTAGATCACCTGTATAACGTAGACCCACGCTAAACCACCCATTATCACCCATTTCCACTACCTATGACCTAAACTCATTtgagagggaggtgtcaagtcatctctttcttttggctaactcttctgACTCTGTTCgaggaccggcacctcagtagatccttcttttttgtattgCAGTTATTGTTCCCTCGGTcggttttctcctctttcatgtaaaaaaaagactgaCCTGTAAAAACAATCAGATCATGTCACCTGCTTCTGCACTTCCAACTTCATATGAATTGACTATTTAAGAGAGACCTTCCacgacatttatccctttctttgatCTAATTCTTTATGACCTGTGAGGGGATTGACAAGTAAGAGGGCGTTTTTAAAATTTTGTGTTGCCCTTAACcggctttttctctcttacataaaaaaaaaaatcaccactcACGTAACCCTACACACAGGTGGGAGCTGCTCGGAGTGGTCAGGCGGCGGCGGGTGGTGGTTcaactattgctactacagTAACCCCACCGGCATCTATCCACCCAGCGACCTGCCACCGAACACCCAAGTGGATCACCTGGTAGAGTGGCGCAAGTGGCAGGGTTACTACACCTACCTGTCTTCCTTCCGCATGCTGATCAGACCCAATTagatttacctgtgtgtgtgtgtgtgtgtgtgtgtgtgtgtgtgtgtgtgtagtgttgaaGGAGTGTTGCTGCTGAATGTTAGTGGAGTAAATGTTGCGAAAATGTGTGTCTTTGATTGTGTTTGCTGCATTTGGAAGGTTAGCAGTGGTTGTAGATGTAGAAAGAGCGTTTGGGGTTGTTTGTGCAAGTCTAGACcggtggtagtaaaagtagtgagtGTACGTACATGTAAAAAATGGTGAGAAAGAAGGTGTTAGACAAAATTGTGATGATTAGTgatgagaaaagtaaagagcgtactgagaaaaaaaatgtgttaaaatttgtgagtaaccccttcagtactgagacgcatttctaccttgagttttgtgtatgattagaccattttattgacatcaggaaaggtctatggcggtcagaggattaatggtgaGGGTATTCCctaatttaatccccacacaagtttctgaagctgtataaatttaccaaataataaccagaataaatatgaagacgcaTTAtggactgaaggggttaagtgtagaAAGGgcgtagaaataaaaataaatgtctgTGCAAGTGTAAAGAGTTGATGAAATACAGTAGCGAGgtgtattttctatctttttaaatgcagaaagatggagaagaaagtaTTTATTGGTATTTTAGGTCTCGAAAGGGGCATTGAAGAGTAATAAGGagcattttgagtttttttaaggtattcCCAAATAAGAACAGCGGTGAGGGGTAGGTTTGAAATGAAATGTTTTAATGTATTGTTCAGGTCACAAGTTATCATCGGTGCGGTGCTTGGGACTTTTCATAATGTTGTACAAACAATATCGAAATGCTTTATGAATAGTAAGTAATATGGGTGGATGATTAATACAACTAATACTGGCGATAGTTAAACtgaccgaacacacacacacacacacacacacacacacacacacacacacacacacgcattaaaTATATGATACAGGTCTTTCTTACGCAAACATTCACTAATCTATATACATTTATTAcataaaggaaacacacacacacacacacacacacacacacacacacacacggcccggtagctcagtggttagagcgctggcttcacaagccagatgaccggggttcgattccccggccgggtggagatatttgggtgtgtctcctttcacgtgtagcccctgttcacctagcagtgagtaggtacgggatgtaaatcgaggagttgtcccggtgtgtggtgtgtgcctggtctcaggcctatcccaagatcggaaataatgagctctgagctcgttccgtagggataacgtctggctgtctcgtcagagactgcagcagatcaaacagtgaattacacgtgtaacacacacacacactatgctaCAGAAAAGAACTCATAGATCTTTAAGAGAACACGAATTTAAACATGACAAAAAGATCATAATATAATAGAGAgccagaaagaaaaggaataagaccACCTCCAGTGAAAGAAAACcaagtgatgaaaaagaaaacagaaaaataaagagggagacTTAAACAGAAGTCATAGCTTGGAGACGAGCTAAGAAAGCCTCATCAACAGTATCATTCCCTATTCCTCGACACAATTCCCTGTCCCTTAAGTCTCCCCAGCCTCCATTCCCCTTCTTGGGCTTCCCTGATTTCTTCCACGATCCCAGGGGCACCAGGATGTCAGGATAGAGCCACTGTTTGCTGGCTGAGAGGCGAGAAACAGCGTTCTTGACTTCTGCCTGGACATCACACACTTTCTTTTTGACGTGAGTGCCGCTGtcaggtgaagagaagagaatgtagcgtgaggaggaagaactggctgactgattgactgactgactggtactGAGTTGATGAATTAAGTAGAATTAACTTAAAAAGGGAGAATGCATGAtttaatatgaaaatatatgTAGAGAATTAtcaaaaagtgaagaggaaaaactgactgattgataatAAACtgaggaaataaacaaaacaaatgaagagaaaaaagaagaatgtatgATTTGAGGTAAGAATTATACTGAAAAATAGCaaaatggtgaaggaagaaaagaacaggagagaTTTAGTTTTGTGTTTAGGGAGTTCTCACCAGCTGCCTAAGTGAAGGACGCGACTGAGCCTGAGGGACATCATGGAGAGGCGCTGTTCTAGGCAAGTCTGCGCCACGTTTGTCATGGTCCAGTCCCAGTTGTAGTCATCGAAGGTGCAGAATTTCTCCTTGCACTTACTGAGACTCCGCCACACCACCGCGTCCATAGCGAAGCCCAGGTTGTACTTCGTCACCCACCAGTCCCCTTTCTCCACCTGTACGGAAATATAcaagataatgataagaaataagACGATTTAAGAACGGGGAAATGCAAGATGATAAGAGATAAGACGATTAAGAAAGGCGAAATACAAGGATGATAAGAGATAAGACGAttaagaacgaaaaaaatataagggtGATAAGAAATAAGACAATTAAGAACGGGAAAATGCAAGATGATAAGAGATAAGACAAGCAAGATCAGGAAAATGCAAGGatgataagagataaaaaaacaataagagatgATAATAAGAGAGATACAAAGATGACATGAGATAAGACAATAAAAAGTGATAATAAGAGAAAtttgagatgaagaaaatacaagatgaTAAGAGATAAGGCAATTCgagataataaaaagagacataGAGGTAAGATGAATacaagataaagataagaaataagacaaTGAAGATAATACATTCACGAGTCTATCATTTTgtatatctgaaaaaaaaggacgaaattATACAAA comes from the Portunus trituberculatus isolate SZX2019 chromosome 29, ASM1759143v1, whole genome shotgun sequence genome and includes:
- the LOC123510655 gene encoding angiopoietin-4-like; translation: MRFVTLLATFTVVVAGSPTQLRAVYVPREVQQESHDLDPKYVIGEVIASEFDRHVPVLSDNLRGELNTLRNDISRQFDSLKHHMDVKLDRMQRDAPVVDTPQPVEQRPRQETPSSATPAATIRHNLAMAELRRLGSELTQTMNEEVTKLREEFRTSLEHLREQLQNTTDVLAVKLGSEFTTQAEESTTVLKKVFCLTRNQMTLIQDTLSNITSAIKVGNTHDADSSTTLPPTTTTTTTTTTTTSTTTTTSTTPEPEDMPKDCMEALIYGMTHSGVTKIKPSPEMEPKKVWCDQKVEGGGWTVMLQRKKQPTQIDFRRPWQDYAEGFGDPDGEYWIGLEALYKLTKGNPYNLRVEMTWEDEEAESLYDFFSVGPARAGYRGYELNVGGYNKTSTGGDAMEYHNGMDFSTFDQDNDGASGGSCSEWSGGGGWWFNYCYYSNPTGIYPPSDLPPNTQVDHLVEWRKWQGYYTYLSSFRMLIRPN
- the LOC123510656 gene encoding alpha-1,6-mannosyl-glycoprotein 2-beta-N-acetylglucosaminyltransferase-like isoform X2 translates to MVVFSHDLWDPAINAFVRNITDFRVMQMFFPFSIQLYPLVFPGRDPKDCSWNTNTKGKNTDCQNAKWPDSYGHYREASFTQIKHHWWWKIHRVFEGLRVTRDNYMGHVVFLEEDHYVSPDILHVLSLMQRLRPALCPSCKVLALGNYNKLNPHVYKNLVEKGDWWVTKYNLGFAMDAVVWRSLSKCKEKFCTFDDYNWDWTMTNVAQTCLEQRLSMMSLRLSRVLHLGSCGTHVKKKVCDVQAEVKNAVSRLSASKQWLYPDILVPLGSWKKSGKPKKGNGGWGDLRDRELCRGIGNDTVDEAFLARLQAMTSV